atcatcgccaatatcatcattaCCAACTGATTTCAATCGCGAAAGGTCCACCCCTTCTGCAGCTGACGGTGTGGTAGAAAGTTCCTTGATCAGAAGTTTCACGATCTTCTCCTGGGCACTTATTTGACTATACTTCAAGTTTTTTGCTTTAGATCTTGTGATAATCACGTCCTTTGGTACAACCTCAAGGTCACCATCAACAAGTACTGCTTTAACACGCGAATCGTTCAACATATATAGCTTCTGTAGTGCAACCACATTGCGTCGGATTTCATCGTAACCCCGTACATACTCAAACGTACTCAGCCATTTAGTTAGAACACCGTCCAGGGCGCTCTTATTCTCGTCACTGAGTTGAATGCTAGCCAGGATATCCACAACTTCTTGAGGAGATTGTAACACTAACAGACAAAATACAGAGACAAGGCTTTCTACTAAACTAAGATTTTCAGCTTGAATCAATCGTCTTACCGTTGCATCAAGCAAACGCGGCAGTAGGTTTCCAAGAGCAACTCCatatttgttgatgataGCAATCACAAGTCGTCCTGATGCCAATGCAGCTGAATCCTCCCAAGATGGATCTAAGAGTTTGGACGCAACTGACAATACAGCCTCCGTTCCCGACTGTCCGTTACCAATGGTCTCTGAACGTGCTATTTGCTGGAAACCATGCTCAACAAGATATGTAAAAGTTGTCGAGGCACTCTGCAAAATTAACGCATCATCAGATATTTGAATTAATCTAAAAATTGGTTGCAGAGTTGCATCTACAATTGCCGGAGGTAATACTTCTGGGCCCCTGTCGACCAAAGAGCCAAGGAGGTCAAGAGACAGAATCAGATCCGGACTAAAAGAACCATCGACTGTAGCTGTAATATTTGTCAACAATAACGGTATCGCTTCTGCGCAAATTTTTGAATACAGGTGGTTAGACTCTTCAGACAAAGTCGCATTTTCTGTAATCTCTTCTAACATTTCTTGCACCTCTGTGGTTAGTTCTATGTTTGCGGTATCTTTGGAAGCAAGGGTGAAGAGTAATCGAAGAATATCAGATGCCGAGGTTTCAAAGGCCGCTTGAAAATCAAGCCTAATCGCATCTAACAATATCTCAACAAGCATGGCAGGCGTATCTCCAGTCGCCTCATCTGTCAACGAAACGATACATGCAAAAATTTCGTTCTGACGGCTCTTAATTAAATCAAGATCCTTGAACGATTTTGAGAACACGTTAAAAGATATAAGAGCAGCGATCTTAATGGTAGCATTTTCATCCGATAAGGCTTCGAGTGTGTTATGAAGAAATCTGTACCTTACTGTGTTGTTGTCAATTCTAGCCCCGAAGTTTTTGCTTATTGTTGAACCTAGGATCGTTGCCCTGACTTTTAATAGACGATTAATGGCAGCATCCGGTAATGGTCCTTGAAAAATGAATAGGGCATCTACCAACGAggccaaaaaagaagagtCAATTTTCTGCGACGATACTGATACCTCTTTAATTACACCATCAAGTAAATACAAAATGCTCTCCATTTGTGTTGCATTATCTTCCTGCCGCGTGTGCCACAGTACAGAATACAGATTTGGCGATTTAACTGCCACAACCAATGGCAAGATTTCCGTCCTAGGGTTCCTGTCTAAAGATAACTCCCTCTCTATGGTTACAAATTCATTACAATCATCATCCCAGACATTAGCCGTTTCATTTGTTAGGGAAGCATAAGTGACCGCTGTCGAGGCCAATGCTGTTAAAGCATGTAAGTTGGTTATTTCCAAACGGATTTCAGCATTTGACCCAATACACGTAGCAAGAAATTCGATTTGCTCCATAACCAGAGTTGTCATTGCTTGCCCGGCTGTTTCCGAAAGATTGGTGCAGTGAGGCCAAACATTAGCCAGCGAAATCCAGTCAGACCAGACAGATTTGAACAGTTCTGGCAACTTTGTACGATGCATAAATGACGGAAAAGCAGATTCTAACTCGCGAAGAGCTGAGATCACTTCTATCTTCGTCTCCATTATTGCAACAGAGAGTGGAGAGTCGTATGAAGCTGCGATTGGATCTAAAGCTCCCTCATAATTACTTGTATAGAGAATATCCAGGAATGGCTTGGACCATTGATGGATAATATCCTTTGCTGCCTGATCTAAAGCCTCTTGTTGGTGGTCTTCGGCCATTAAAAGGAACTGGATACAGGCAGTAAAGCATTGAACCACCAAGGCTGACAGTTTCCAGAGTCTAACATCGGCCGGTCCATGAATAAGTAACCTAAGCGACCCCAATAGCGATGCTAGTATTTCTGGGCcatgaacaaaaaaatcattttCACTAAGTGCGTCATTTAACAGTTCATTTAGAACCGTCAGTGTGCCCTCAAGCGCATAAGACACACGCCCATCCatgatttcatttttgGAGCTCTCCAACTGCGATTTAACTATATTTAACAGACCAGGCCATTCATCAGGAAAATCAACGGATGCTATTTTGGCAACCAACAAAGCGGCAACTGACCTTATTTTTTGCTCTTCATCGCTGATCAACTTCAGCACTTCAGATCGAACATGGTCCTTTATATCAATTGAAATAGGTGGTCCAACAAATTGATCAAAGCCAATGCTCCAAGACCGTAGTATTATCACTTTAAGCATCAAAATAGCACCTTGCCTCAAGCCGACCGGGCGAGTGTTGTCAAGTGCTACTGATACCAGCGACGTGACGACATCAGCTACATATTTCTCTGACAGCGAATAAATAAGAGATTCTGAAGACTTTCGGATATCAGAATCATTGGATTGAACGCCAATCAATAGGCTCTCTATATAGCTTGGATTGATTTCCATGGTTCCTTTAAACTAGCTAGTCCATCACAGATCAGAACTGCTTCAGATTTTCGCTCGCTTGATTCGCGTAGGTTACGTGTAGGCAATAGTAATAGAGTTGCAGCACGCGCAAGCCGCGCCTAGTCtgcttatcttatcggTGACAATGCGATCAACGGTCGGTTCACCTGTGGGTACTTCGGACACTATAACAGATCGTTTTGGCAATATTAACAATGAACGACCCTTGTATCAGGCTGCCCTCGGAACtattatataaaatattttccGATTTGTCTATAAGTGAGTGGATGAATTTACAGCATGTTTCAAAATCTTGGCACCATTATTTAGTCAACGATCATCACTTGTGGGCATCGGCTATCGACTTCACAGTGTTGGACAAATCATCTCGGACCGCAAATGTTCTTAAGATATGTCTCAATCGTGCTTTAAAAGACAACGACGTGAGCATTATAAAACGCATGTGCATGGACAGTTTTGCTAGCGATGAGGAAGAGACGAGTTGCTTATCTCTCATATCTACAAATAGCGAATTGGTCAAACAAAGGTGGATGGTAGATGAATTGACATTTTCTTTAAATCAGCCAACTATGGTTGAACTAATAGACCATCCTTTATATAATCTGGTCCCTACTAAGAATCTCACGGTAAATCGAGCCAGTCCGAAAAGGCTTGGTTTTGTACTGTTACTTCAACTACTGAATGGACACGCATCTACTGTAGAAAAACTCGACATAACCTGTAAATATCTGATATCACATAAGGGAAATGGTATAAGGGATATACCTAGAAGATATCCATATCTGAGAGACATTAGGATAAGAACTCATTCACAGCTGGGAAGCAGTGCAATCATTCTCTGCCCGATGCTATGTCCCTACTTAGAAAGATTTATTCTGGAGCTTTCgtttaattattttgatatgGAAGCTCTTCTTAGAACTGTGGCTACCTCTCGTTTAAAAGATCTTGGAGTCGCATATATTCCTCGTGGATTGAGGGGTTCACAGACAATGGTTTTGGGAAGCGATATCAGCCAAGAGCCTGGTACAGTAAATCAACCTGCATTGTGGCCAGTGTGGCTAACTAATCTGTCTCTCTGCAAAGTATACTGGACTGATTtagattttgtttttgggtCATTGGAAAACTTGAAAGAACTGGATATATCGGATAGTACGATTGAATTAGGACGCTTCCTCGAGCGTTTTAATTGTGGAGCACGACTCGAAAGATTAGTTCTGAATGGCAAGGTTGGTggatttgatttatttgaCCAAAGCATTTGGGGAAAGCTACCAGTACTTCGCAGCCTGTCTCTTTATGGACATTCTCTTAATTCCCAAAATCTGGAAGCATTGCTTGCGATGTGTCCTCAGCTGCAACTCATCGAGTTGGATTCGGCGACTGTCACAGTTAAAATGATAACTAAACTTTCGGAACGAGATGTCAAATGGTTCGATTCAAAAACGTCCTCTTAGTAACTCAAGAGTCTAGATTCTCTGGACAGTTAAGATTCAGGTAATGAGCATCCTTCCGCCGATGTGACAGCTGCATATTTTTTCATGCAGCACCGTTGGTACCGGCATGGTTTACAGTGCATTTACTAATTCCCACTAAGCAGATATTAATAAGACATATGCaagttgatatttttttgggaaGGCAGTCAGATCGGCGGTCTCCGGGTCGTCGATTCCCGTAACGATATATATGTAGAGATATGTTTGACGATTAAGCCATCGTATTTCATATATCTATTTTGCTAGAGTGGATGATTAGTTATTAGAGTCGCTTGCTAGGAAGGATTAGAACTCTTCACGATGAGCAAGGAAGCTTCGTTCAGCGGTGAAGACGCAATTTGCGCGTCTGTGATCAAAGATAAGCCTGTTTCTCCTATGGGTGTAGGAGAAACAGACGGTATCAATCCTAGAACTGTTAGTCCTACCTCCTTTGAATCACTGGGTGAACCTTCTAATAGTAGTGTCGAAAAACACGGCGATGATAGACCCCCGAATATGTCACTTTTGCATGAACTCGCGTTTGTTGGCGTCATAATATCTTCACAAATTGTTACACAGGTAGGAGTTGGCCAGGGGTTGGCTCCTATGAAGATAGTAGGAGAGCATTTTGGCCAGTACGATGCGGGCAAATTAAGTTGGTATGTGGCAGCATATTCGCTAACAGTAGGTACTTTTATAATTGCCTGTGGTAGAGCAGGCGATATGTACTCGCACAAGAAGTTATTTCTATTTGGCTACGCGTGGCTAAGTTTATGGGCTTTGTTGAGTGGTATTAGTAGCTACTCCAATAGTGTTTTCTTTGACATATGTCGAGGTTTACAAGGTATTGGCCCTGCCTTTCTTCTACCTAATGGTTTGGCCATTCTTGGTAGAGCGTATCATACTCCTGGAAGACGGAAACATCTTGCATTCGCGTCCTTTGGCGCAGTTGCACCTTTTGGATGCTGTGTTGGGGCCATATTTGCAGCTTTGTTCGCTCAGCTCGTTAAAATATGGGCCCTGGCTTATTATGTCATGGCTGGTGTTGGCTTGCTGATGACTATTGCTAGTTATTTTGTTATTCCAGACGAGGATAAAGAGGAGTTCGCAAGAGAGGCCGCCGGACAGAAGTTTGATTACTATGGGGCGATAGCCGGTATTGGAGGGTTGATTCTTATTAATGTGGCATGGAATCAGGGCCCTGTTGTAGGTTGGCAAGTACCATATGTCTACATTCTGCTGATTATCGGGTTTCTGTTTATGGCGGCTTTTATTGTAATTGAGCTTACAGTGGCACAACCTCTTATACCCCTTAAAGAAATGTCACCTGCGACCATTCGAATCCTATCGACTATCGCACTTGGCTGGGCTACATTTGGTATTTGGTTAGTTTATTTGTGGAGTTTCTGTCTTGATGTGAGACATGAGAGCCCCATAGAAGTTGGTGTGCAATTTTTACCAACGATAGTCGCAGGATTctgtgctgctggtttaACGGCCTTTTTATTTGGACGTCATGTCGAGCCTACTGTAATGATGGTGATCGCCCTTATTGGATTTTGTATTCCGTCTATTCTTTTAGCCACTATGCCTGTTCATCAAACATACTGGTCTGCATTGTTTGTGTCCTTTCTTATTGCACCGTTCGGGATGGACATTAGTTTTCCTACTGCAACAATTATGCTCAGTAATGCAGTTCCTAGAAATAGACAGGGAATTGCTGGCTCGCTAGTTGCAACTGTAGTTAACTATGCCATTTCAATTGGCCTGGGAATTGCTGGTACAGTAGTACGTCAGTTGTCTCCTGGACAAGATCCTCAATCATTACTTCATGGAATTAGAATTGCTGCCTATGTTGGGGTGGGTTTGAGTGGTGCAGGTATTGTTCTAGCGCTGATTGAAGTCTTTTTGCATCGTAAAGTGCCGAAAGGTTTATAATCACACATTTTTTAATCTTAGCATATAtttgtaataataataattataataatattttttgtgcCAAAACCTGATATTCGTATATTACACTAAAGTCTAGGTGGAATGTGGCTATGGTTAGAGAAAGGGGTACAGCGATAGTCAGGCACGATCTGCATCCGTCAAGCTGAAACACGACATTGGCTAGTCAAATGGAAATCTGTTCATTGCTTGACCCGTCACGACCAAAACAAGTATATAATGCACCCGCAAACGTAGATGGGTGGATGAAAACATACCTTTCTTCAAGCTTACTGAGCTGAGAGCTTATTATGccaaatatatttattttcggAACCGTTAATTAGTGTTGCGAATAACTAACAAGTTGCCTCGGTCATAGGTAGCTGATCCGAGAATTGATAGCTGTTTCAGTTAACTATCTGCGTTGTCAAATGCAGGTCCATCTTCTAAGGTACTCGCAGAGAATATCGCTCCGTTTAAGGTATTTAGATATATATTAGCTTTTTTGTCAATTAACAAAGTGGGGAACCTTATAAAATGCTAACCCCAGCTAGAATGGTTGACGCTAAGACTTTTTATGGCTTTGGGACTTCTAACAAAGTGAAACGCGAAATTTTAGCCCGGTACCTgaatttgttgttggtcGATTCCGGATTTTGACGTCACAGTATGCATTGAAGCAGTGTCAGCCAATAAGATAACACTAGGCCTACTTAGGCAAACTGATAGACAGGGCAAATACTTGATTCAACTTGAGCTTAATGCAAAATGATGCAACATATTCAACTGGCATCAATGAGCGACAGAAACTTTGCAAGTCTATGCTCAGACGAGAAGCAGGAaccaaaatattaatttacTGGTAGCAGCTAACTTGCATTAGAAATCTCGGTTGAATTACTCTTTTCGCTTTGTTCCGCATTTCCCCTCCGTTTTTCAACTCTTTGACTGGCTATTGTGATTGATAGTCTCTACTGTTATTCCTCCCGTCTTGCTGTTTACAGATAATCTTGTTACTCAGAGATCTAACAGATCggaaagaaagaaaaaatttaGGCCGACTTTGGCAATATATATAGGTCAGGTAGCAGAAGTGggttctttttgttttctctACATCTACACTGTCGCTAGATTTCGGTTTCTGGCTGGTTCcaagattgaaaaatagTCCCATACGCAGAAGTGATCAAGCCAGTCAGTTCCatctctatttattaaatcaCGGTAACACAGATGTCAAGACCACGAAAACGCATACTAGGGCTTGTGGCTTTGCTAACAGCTGCCTATCTACTGTTTTCAAAAGAGTTTACGAGTGGTGGAATTGGATTAGTGACTCGTAATAGTAACATATCCCATTCAGAGTCTCCGGCGTCTGATCATACGGATTCTGGGGATGTTAGCTATCCAAAATATACAGCCGGTGAGACCACAGCTCAACGGCTAGATTTACTCAAGAAACTACAAGATCTTGAGCAACAAGAACTGCATTATCAACAAAGTGAAGATTCGAGGCATAAATTCAGGCTTCAAAATACGTTTGCTGAACAGCAATCATCTGAGTTTGCTGCGTTAGAGAATGCAACGTTCGTAACATTAGCCCGAAACAGTGATCTTTTGGGGCTTATGAATACGATCAGATCTGTGGAAGACCGATTTAATAACCGATATCACTATGACTGGGTTTTTCTAAATAATGAGCCGTTTACTGAAGAGTTCGTCAAGGTATCGTCAAGTTTGGTATCCGGACAGGCAAGATATGGTGTGATAGGCTTGGATCATTGGAGCTATCCTGATTGGATCAACAGAACCGCTGCCGCAGAGGTCCGTAACAAAATGAGGAATGCGGGGATTATTTACGGAGACTCCGAATCGTATCGACATATGTGTAGATATGAAAGCGGCTTTTTCTATCACCATCCATTGATGCGAGAATATAAGTACTACTGGCGGGTTGAACCTGATACGTTACTACATTGTGATATTGATTATGATGTGTTCAAGTACAtgagagaagaaaagaaaaaatatggTTTTACTATTGCACTTCGAGAATATATCTCAACAATAGAATCCCTGTGGGATGTTACAAGACAATACCTAAGTCACGTTCCAGATGCATTAAATTCAAATAGTCTTCTAGAGTTTATTAGTGACGACTACGGAGTTACATACAACCTATGTCATTTTTGGACGAACTTTGAAATAGCTGACATGGACTTCTGGCGGGCTCCACCATATCAAGATTATTTCGACTTTCTAGATAAGGCTGGTGGCTTCTTCTATGAGCGTTGGGGGGATGCACCTGTACATTCAATCGCAGCGTCTCTATTTCTcgacaaaaaagaaatccaTTTTTTCGATGATATTGGATATACACACCCTCCATTTACACACTGCCCTATGAATCCCATTGAGCGTGGACTCACATGCTCCTGTTTACCAACGCAGAACTTTGACTGGCAATCGTACAGCTGCACGAGGCAGTTCTATAAGGCTCAAAATATGCCACTACCTGATAATATCCCAAATGCTTGAACGACTTGCATCCATGACTAACgaataatataaataatgttCTATATTTAATGTATACTAATATCGTTTCATCGTCCTCCAAGCTCCTGTAACTTTCAGAGTCACGTGCACGCAGAACATCCGTTGATATGTATATGGCTATCATCAATGTAACCTTTATCAAGTGCGGGACACTATTTTTTGGATTCAGTCATCCCTCTTCGAAGCCATATTTGCACCTCCAGTAAGGCACCGAAATGAAACGAGTGGGTTTGGCCGCCTTCGATACTAAACATCGAGCTGCATTCGATGATCTAAGTTCCAATATCTTGCAAGAACAAGTCGAACAGCTTAATACTCAACTGTCCGTTTTCCAGTCTGCTCTGGCCTACTTTGCTGTAGAACATGCAGCCGATATACGAAACAATCCCGAATTCAGGGCTGAATTTAGTCGGATGTGTACTACCATTGGAGTAGATCCTTTGGCTGGTTCATCCTCCAACAACCAAGGATCTCTTTGGGCGAATATGCTTGGTAAAGACGTTAACGATTTTTACTTTGAGCTGGCGGTGCGAGTGATTGAAATCTGCCGCCTCACAAGAGATACAAATGGAGGTTTAATATCGGTGTCGGAAATGAAAACAAGGCTGGCTGACAAGTCGCAGCTGAGGCCCATTGAAGTTACAGAAGACGATATCGAGCGGTCTGTAAAGAGTTTAAAAAGCCTTGGTCGGGGGTTTGAACTCGTCCAGCTGGGCACacacaaaaaaatgatGATTCGGAGTGTTCCTTCTGAACTGAGTAATGACCAGACAGTGGTCTTGGGAGCCTGTGAAGCGTTGGGCTATGTAACTGTTACCAT
The Sugiyamaella lignohabitans strain CBS 10342 chromosome A, complete sequence genome window above contains:
- the SNF8 gene encoding ESCRT-II subunit protein SNF8 (Component of the ESCRT-II complex; ESCRT-II is involved in ubiquitin-dependent sorting of proteins into the endosome; appears to be functionally related to SNF7; involved in glucose derepression; GO_component: GO:0000814 - ESCRT II complex [Evidence IDA] [PMID 12194858]; GO_component: GO:0005737 - cytoplasm [Evidence IEA,IEA]; GO_component: GO:0005768 - endosome [Evidence IEA]; GO_component: GO:0010008 - endosome membrane [Evidence IEA]; GO_component: GO:0016020 - membrane [Evidence IEA]; GO_function: GO:0003674 - molecular_function [Evidence ND]; GO_process: GO:0000433 - negative regulation of transcription from RNA polymerase II promoter by glucose [Evidence IMP] [PMID 7785322]; GO_process: GO:0006623 - protein targeting to vacuole [Evidence IMP,IPI] [PMID 12194858]; GO_process: GO:0015031 - protein transport [Evidence IEA]; GO_process: GO:0006810 - transport [Evidence IEA]; GO_process: GO:0043162 - ubiquitin-dependent protein catabolic process via the multivesicular body sorting pathway [Evidence IC] [PMID 15086794]), with the protein product MKRVGLAAFDTKHRAAFDDLSSNILQEQVEQLNTQLSVFQSALAYFAVEHAADIRNNPEFRAEFSRMCTTIGVDPLAGSSSNNQGSLWANMLGKDVNDFYFELAVRVIEICRLTRDTNGGLISVSEMKTRLADKSQLRPIEVTEDDIERSVKSLKSLGRGFELVQLGTHKKMMIRSVPSELSNDQTVVLGACEALGYVTVTMLHDNLGWIHVRSRTVLGDMVAAGLLWADTQGVETEYWAPSWLS